A genomic region of Bernardetia sp. ABR2-2B contains the following coding sequences:
- the pseB gene encoding UDP-N-acetylglucosamine 4,6-dehydratase (inverting) has translation MLDLNHKSIFITGGTGSFGKKFVKTILNKYPQVKRLIIFSRDELKQFEMAQTFSPNDYPAIRYFIGDIRDKERLMRALHGVDIVIHAAALKQVPTAEYNPFECIKTNVLGAQNLIEASIDSGVKQVVALSTDKAAAPINLYGATKLCSDKLFVAANNIAGGNDISFSVVRYGNVMGSRGSVIPFFMNKKAEGKLPITHEGMTRFNISLEEGVNLVLFALEKAKGGEIFVPKIPSYRILDVAEAIAPECEKEVVGVRPGEKIHEEMITESDSMNTIELENHFIIVPNAPFASYEEQVSKYLGYHGGKVVKDGFSYSSGENTDWLTVEQLRELIKTHVDSNFEAFEATS, from the coding sequence ATGCTAGACTTAAATCATAAATCCATCTTTATTACAGGTGGTACAGGCTCTTTTGGTAAAAAATTCGTGAAGACAATTTTGAATAAGTATCCACAAGTAAAACGCTTGATTATATTTTCTAGAGATGAACTCAAGCAGTTTGAAATGGCTCAGACATTCTCACCTAATGATTATCCTGCTATTCGTTATTTCATTGGAGATATTCGTGATAAAGAGCGTTTGATGCGTGCTTTGCATGGAGTAGATATTGTTATTCATGCAGCAGCTTTAAAACAAGTTCCGACAGCAGAATACAACCCATTTGAATGTATCAAAACAAATGTTTTGGGAGCGCAAAACTTGATTGAAGCTTCTATTGATTCAGGAGTAAAACAAGTGGTTGCTCTTTCTACAGATAAGGCTGCAGCTCCTATTAATTTATACGGTGCAACAAAACTTTGTTCGGATAAGCTTTTCGTTGCAGCTAATAATATTGCAGGTGGTAATGATATTAGCTTTTCTGTTGTTCGTTATGGAAACGTAATGGGTTCTCGTGGTTCAGTTATTCCATTTTTTATGAATAAGAAAGCAGAGGGAAAACTACCAATTACACACGAAGGAATGACACGCTTTAATATTTCTTTAGAAGAAGGAGTAAATTTAGTTCTTTTTGCTTTAGAAAAAGCTAAAGGAGGAGAAATATTTGTTCCAAAAATTCCTTCTTATCGTATTCTTGATGTAGCTGAAGCCATTGCTCCAGAATGTGAGAAAGAAGTTGTAGGTGTTCGCCCAGGAGAAAAAATCCACGAAGAAATGATAACAGAAAGTGATTCAATGAATACAATCGAATTAGAAAATCATTTTATTATTGTTCCTAATGCTCCCTTTGCAAGTTATGAAGAGCAAGTCAGTAAGTATTTAGGTTATCATGGAGGAAAAGTAGTCAAAGATGGTTTTTCTTATAGCTCTGGAGAAAATACTGATTGGCTAACTGTTGAGCAGTTGCGTGAACTTATCAAAACTCATGTTGATTCTAACTTTGAGGCTTTTGAAGCTACTAGTTAA
- the gmk gene encoding guanylate kinase — translation MSQKLIIFSAPSGAGKTTIVKHLLGVYSEILSFSTSATTRSPRSYEKPNKDYYFISVEEFRDKIENKEFIEYEQVYDGLYYGTLKSEVERLWSQGQVVVFDVDVKGGVALKQEFGDKALAVFVKPPSIKELRKRLLSRNTETDDTLKERVEKAEIEMEFAPFFDEVVINDSLSEALDFSEQIVEEFILKKA, via the coding sequence ATGAGCCAAAAGCTAATCATTTTTTCTGCTCCTTCTGGTGCTGGAAAAACAACTATTGTAAAACATCTTTTAGGTGTTTATTCCGAAATCTTGAGTTTTTCAACTTCTGCCACTACTCGTTCCCCACGTTCTTATGAAAAACCAAATAAAGACTATTATTTTATTTCTGTAGAAGAATTCAGAGATAAGATAGAAAATAAAGAATTTATAGAATATGAACAAGTCTATGATGGACTTTATTATGGAACACTAAAAAGTGAGGTAGAGCGTCTTTGGAGTCAAGGACAAGTAGTTGTTTTTGATGTAGATGTAAAAGGTGGAGTAGCCTTAAAACAAGAATTTGGAGATAAAGCATTAGCTGTCTTTGTAAAACCACCTTCTATAAAAGAATTGCGAAAAAGACTCTTATCTCGCAATACCGAAACAGATGATACATTGAAGGAGAGGGTAGAAAAGGCAGAAATAGAAATGGAATTTGCTCCCTTTTTTGACGAAGTAGTCATCAATGATTCACTTAGTGAAGCCTTAGATTTCAGCGAACAGATAGTAGAAGAATTTATTTTGAAGAAAGCATAA
- the nadD gene encoding nicotinate (nicotinamide) nucleotide adenylyltransferase, giving the protein MKIGLYFGSFNPIHVGHLITANTIAENSDLDQVWFVVSPHNPLKKKSSLLHEFDRYDMVRLAIADNEKLSVSDIEFNMPKPSYTIDTLTYIQEKYPEHHFQILIGEDNLTHFHKWKNYEQILEYYGVLVYPREGTPKTEFHNHPKIKFVEAPLLNISATYIRKLIKEEKSIRYLVAQDVETLIRSKKFYL; this is encoded by the coding sequence ATGAAGATAGGACTTTATTTTGGTTCGTTCAATCCTATTCATGTAGGACATTTGATTACTGCCAATACGATTGCAGAAAATTCAGACTTAGACCAAGTTTGGTTTGTGGTTTCTCCTCATAATCCACTTAAAAAAAAATCATCACTTCTTCATGAATTTGATAGATATGATATGGTGCGTTTGGCAATTGCTGATAATGAAAAATTGAGCGTTAGTGATATAGAGTTTAATATGCCAAAGCCAAGTTACACCATAGATACGCTAACCTATATTCAAGAAAAATACCCAGAGCATCATTTTCAGATTTTGATAGGAGAAGACAATCTAACACATTTCCATAAATGGAAAAACTACGAACAGATTTTGGAATACTATGGTGTTTTGGTCTATCCAAGAGAAGGAACGCCAAAAACAGAGTTTCATAACCATCCAAAAATAAAATTTGTAGAAGCTCCTTTATTAAATATTTCAGCTACTTATATTAGAAAACTGATAAAGGAGGAAAAATCTATTCGTTATCTTGTAGCTCAAGATGTAGAAACGCTGATTCGTTCGAAGAAATTTTATTTATAA
- the pseC gene encoding UDP-4-amino-4,6-dideoxy-N-acetyl-beta-L-altrosamine transaminase has product MTTKTTFSIPYGKQNITQDDINAVVETLQADFLTQGPKIDEFESKFADYVGSKYAVAVSNGTAALHLCALALNVNEKSKVITTPITFAASANCIKYCGGEVVFVDIDPKTSLIDLDKVEELLKSNPKGTFEGMIPVDFMGLPVNLEKARKLADEYGLWIIEDACHAPGGYFIDSQNRKQSCGNGAYADLAIFSFHPVKHIASGEGGMITTSDKALYDKLVKLRTHGITKNPELLQENLPSNGGWYYEMQELGYNYRIPDILAALGISQLSRANEMMQKRQEIAGRYDEAFKDTKICFFQYPREGKNKIFHAYHLYVIQTENRKGLYDYLRENNIFAQVHYIPVHTMPYYQSLGYKKGDFPSAESYYESCLSLPMYPTLTEEEQNFVIEKVLSFI; this is encoded by the coding sequence ATGACTACCAAAACGACTTTTTCTATCCCTTATGGAAAACAGAATATTACCCAAGATGATATAAATGCTGTCGTAGAAACGCTACAAGCAGATTTCTTGACACAAGGACCAAAGATTGATGAGTTTGAATCTAAATTTGCTGATTATGTAGGTTCAAAATATGCTGTGGCAGTTTCGAATGGAACGGCAGCTTTGCATTTGTGTGCTTTAGCATTGAATGTAAATGAGAAAAGTAAAGTAATTACTACGCCTATTACTTTTGCAGCTTCAGCAAATTGTATCAAATATTGTGGTGGAGAAGTCGTCTTTGTTGATATTGACCCAAAAACATCACTCATTGACTTAGACAAAGTAGAAGAATTATTAAAATCAAACCCTAAGGGAACGTTTGAAGGAATGATTCCTGTAGATTTTATGGGTTTGCCAGTTAATTTAGAAAAAGCTAGAAAACTAGCCGATGAATATGGATTATGGATTATTGAAGATGCTTGTCATGCCCCTGGTGGATATTTTATAGATTCTCAAAATAGAAAGCAAAGCTGTGGAAATGGAGCTTATGCAGATTTAGCCATTTTCTCTTTTCACCCTGTCAAACACATTGCTTCTGGAGAAGGTGGAATGATTACGACAAGTGATAAAGCATTATATGATAAATTAGTCAAGCTAAGAACGCACGGAATTACCAAAAACCCAGAATTATTACAAGAAAATCTACCTAGTAATGGAGGTTGGTATTATGAAATGCAAGAACTTGGTTATAATTATCGTATTCCTGATATTTTGGCTGCTTTGGGAATTTCGCAGCTTTCAAGAGCAAATGAAATGATGCAAAAACGTCAAGAAATTGCTGGGCGTTATGATGAAGCATTCAAAGATACAAAAATTTGTTTTTTTCAATATCCACGAGAAGGTAAAAATAAAATTTTTCATGCATATCATCTCTACGTCATACAAACAGAAAACCGAAAAGGACTTTATGATTATCTAAGAGAAAATAATATCTTTGCTCAAGTGCATTATATTCCTGTTCATACTATGCCTTACTACCAATCTTTAGGCTATAAAAAAGGGGATTTTCCAAGCGCAGAAAGTTATTATGAATCTTGTTTGAGTCTTCCAATGTACCCAACACTTACAGAAGAAGAGCAAAATTTTGTAATAGAAAAAGTATTATCTTTTATATAA
- a CDS encoding iron-sulfur cluster assembly accessory protein, whose translation MITITDKAATQIGQLKQQENHAPDSNIRVSVQGGGCSGLMYDLAFDASIQDSDQVFEDKGIKILVDKKSLLYLLGTSLDFTDGLNGKGFQFVNPNASRTCGCGESFSV comes from the coding sequence ATGATTACAATTACAGATAAAGCAGCGACTCAAATCGGTCAGCTCAAACAACAAGAAAATCACGCTCCTGATAGTAATATCCGTGTATCAGTACAAGGAGGAGGTTGTTCAGGACTTATGTACGACTTAGCTTTTGATGCTTCAATTCAAGATTCAGATCAAGTATTTGAAGATAAAGGCATCAAAATATTAGTCGATAAAAAGAGCTTGTTGTACCTTTTGGGAACATCTCTTGATTTTACAGATGGATTAAACGGAAAAGGATTTCAATTTGTAAATCCAAATGCTTCACGTACTTGTGGATGTGGAGAAAGTTTTTCAGTTTAA
- the pseF gene encoding pseudaminic acid cytidylyltransferase, translating into MKKLAIITARGGSKRIPRKNINDFLGKPIIAYSIETALEANLFDEVMVSTEDEEIAQIAQKYGAKVPFLRSIENADDFSATSDVLIEVVEEYQKEGKKFDICCGIYPTAPFITPEKLNEAFELLITKSFDVVFPVAQFSYPIQRALKKDIANKMTMFNPQNLLKRSQDLESAYHDAGQFYMFDTITFLKNKKLWTDNTGVIVLPSMQVQDIDNQEDWNLAEFKYQWLKQQTKI; encoded by the coding sequence ATGAAAAAACTAGCTATCATTACAGCAAGAGGAGGAAGCAAACGCATTCCTCGTAAAAATATAAATGACTTTTTGGGAAAGCCTATCATTGCTTATTCTATTGAGACAGCTTTAGAAGCTAATTTATTTGATGAAGTGATGGTTTCGACAGAAGATGAAGAAATTGCTCAAATTGCTCAAAAATATGGAGCTAAAGTTCCCTTTTTGAGAAGCATAGAAAATGCAGACGACTTTTCAGCTACAAGTGATGTTTTGATAGAAGTTGTTGAAGAGTATCAAAAAGAAGGGAAAAAATTTGATATTTGTTGTGGTATCTATCCAACAGCTCCTTTTATTACTCCTGAGAAATTGAATGAAGCATTTGAGTTATTAATTACTAAAAGTTTTGATGTAGTATTTCCAGTAGCTCAATTTTCTTATCCTATTCAAAGAGCATTGAAAAAAGATATAGCAAATAAAATGACCATGTTTAACCCTCAAAATTTATTGAAACGCTCACAAGATTTAGAAAGTGCGTATCACGACGCAGGACAGTTTTATATGTTTGATACTATTACCTTTTTGAAAAACAAAAAACTTTGGACAGACAATACAGGAGTTATCGTTTTACCTTCTATGCAAGTACAAGATATTGATAATCAAGAAGATTGGAACTTAGCTGAATTTAAGTATCAGTGGCTCAAACAACAAACTAAAATATAG
- the pseG gene encoding UDP-2,4-diacetamido-2,4,6-trideoxy-beta-L-altropyranose hydrolase codes for MKVYFRADANTQIGWGHVVRCMALADMLIEDKNSFFECIFLVQNPSLTLQNQIKEKFELVVLKESTDFLKEADFIAQNYLKNDSIIVLDHYQIQTEYQRTIKSTSKAKVVCIDDMYSWHFVADAIINHAGGLDSTDYSCESYTELCLGTEYALLRKPFLEAAKQERNIKDIETVFICFGGSDIQNLTKKAIQGCLKIDKFKKIHVVLGSASLFYEEILEVSKTSNKIILHQNLSDIEMCSLMKKSDLAITPASSISYEICSVGMYLISGYYVENQKNIYKFLTENNLAIGVGNFDSLKNALSDIQEKSNWQNNNQLIEQKKYFNGFSPKRIRNIFYSLCIQLENATKEHTQLYFEWANEKEVRQNSLNSEPISWEEHQKWFLNKITQKDTRLFLFKVDSILIGQVRIGFQKDKDNLLVAVINYSLDKKFRGLGFGKIVLQKAIDEIKQESKDKVMFSATVKKENISSYRIFKNLNFEVDKGDKKNIHFYLQTN; via the coding sequence ATGAAAGTTTACTTTCGTGCAGATGCAAATACTCAAATCGGTTGGGGGCATGTAGTTCGCTGTATGGCTTTAGCAGATATGCTCATTGAAGATAAAAACTCTTTTTTTGAGTGTATTTTTTTGGTACAGAATCCTTCTTTAACTCTACAAAATCAAATTAAAGAAAAATTTGAGTTAGTTGTTTTGAAAGAATCAACTGACTTTTTAAAAGAAGCTGATTTTATTGCTCAAAATTATTTAAAAAATGATTCTATTATTGTTTTAGACCATTATCAAATTCAAACAGAGTATCAAAGAACTATCAAATCAACTAGTAAAGCGAAAGTAGTTTGTATTGATGATATGTACAGTTGGCATTTTGTGGCTGATGCTATTATAAATCATGCAGGAGGATTAGATTCAACTGATTATTCTTGCGAGTCGTATACAGAATTATGCTTGGGAACAGAATATGCCTTGCTTAGAAAACCATTTTTGGAGGCTGCCAAACAAGAGCGAAATATAAAAGATATAGAGACTGTTTTTATTTGTTTTGGAGGTTCAGATATTCAAAACCTTACTAAAAAAGCAATACAAGGCTGTTTGAAAATAGATAAATTCAAGAAAATTCACGTTGTTTTGGGTAGTGCATCTTTATTTTATGAGGAAATTTTAGAAGTATCAAAAACAAGTAATAAAATCATTCTACATCAAAATCTTTCTGATATAGAAATGTGTAGCTTAATGAAAAAAAGTGATTTAGCAATAACACCTGCAAGTAGTATTTCTTACGAGATTTGTAGCGTAGGAATGTATTTAATTAGTGGGTATTATGTAGAAAATCAAAAAAACATTTATAAATTTCTTACAGAAAATAATTTAGCTATTGGAGTAGGTAATTTTGATTCTTTAAAAAATGCTTTATCTGATATACAAGAAAAAAGTAATTGGCAGAACAATAACCAACTTATTGAGCAAAAAAAATACTTCAATGGCTTTAGTCCTAAAAGAATTAGAAATATCTTCTACTCTCTCTGCATTCAGTTAGAAAATGCTACAAAAGAACATACACAACTGTATTTTGAATGGGCAAATGAAAAAGAAGTACGCCAAAACTCCTTAAATTCAGAGCCTATTAGTTGGGAAGAGCATCAAAAGTGGTTTTTGAACAAAATTACGCAAAAAGATACTAGACTATTTCTTTTTAAGGTAGATTCTATTCTAATAGGACAAGTGCGTATTGGTTTTCAAAAAGATAAAGATAATTTATTAGTGGCTGTAATAAATTATTCTTTAGATAAGAAATTTAGAGGGCTAGGTTTTGGGAAAATAGTCCTTCAAAAAGCTATAGATGAAATAAAACAAGAGAGTAAAGATAAAGTAATGTTCTCTGCTACTGTAAAAAAAGAAAATATTTCATCTTATAGAATATTCAAAAACTTAAATTTTGAAGTAGATAAAGGAGACAAGAAAAATATTCATTTTTATCTACAAACAAACTAA
- a CDS encoding ABC transporter permease — protein sequence MKELKDDYWTEEIAPTGSLFDLKLKEVWKYRDLILLFVKRDFVAQYKQTILGPLWHFIVPFITTVLYVIVFGNIMNVTTNGTHPFLFYLVSTLSWSFFAKCLQGTAVTFSANQGIFGKVYFPRLVTPISTVFSALLGFGISLTLLIVSIAYFYFFTDEKIVLSIWVLALPIIMFISGTLALGLGIMISSLTSKYRDLTIFIGFGVQLLMFFSAVLYPLSQIPTQYAWAAKYNPLVTMMEGYRMAFLGVGSITVMDIVYLGILSIIVFIIGIILFNKTERTFMDTV from the coding sequence TTGAAAGAACTAAAAGATGATTATTGGACAGAAGAGATTGCACCCACAGGCTCTTTATTTGATTTAAAATTAAAAGAAGTTTGGAAATACCGAGATTTAATTCTTCTATTTGTAAAACGTGATTTTGTTGCACAGTACAAACAAACTATTTTAGGACCCTTATGGCATTTCATAGTTCCATTTATCACAACTGTACTCTACGTAATTGTATTTGGAAACATTATGAATGTTACTACAAACGGAACTCATCCCTTTTTATTTTATTTGGTAAGTACACTATCTTGGTCATTTTTTGCAAAATGTTTACAAGGCACAGCTGTTACTTTTTCAGCAAACCAAGGTATTTTTGGTAAAGTCTATTTTCCTCGCTTGGTTACTCCAATATCTACTGTTTTTTCAGCTCTGCTTGGCTTTGGTATTAGCTTGACTTTGCTTATTGTCTCAATAGCTTATTTTTACTTTTTTACAGATGAAAAAATAGTTTTATCCATTTGGGTTCTCGCTCTACCTATAATTATGTTTATTAGTGGAACATTGGCTTTAGGTTTAGGTATTATGATTTCCTCATTAACTTCCAAATATAGAGATTTGACTATTTTTATTGGCTTTGGTGTTCAGTTATTAATGTTCTTTTCAGCTGTATTATATCCTCTGTCTCAAATACCCACACAATATGCATGGGCAGCCAAATACAATCCATTAGTTACTATGATGGAAGGCTATAGAATGGCTTTTTTGGGTGTAGGAAGCATTACTGTTATGGACATTGTGTATTTAGGGATTTTATCCATTATTGTATTTATTATTGGAATTATTCTTTTTAACAAAACAGAGAGAACATTTATGGATACAGTATAA
- the pseI gene encoding pseudaminic acid synthase → MTSIIKIQDFTISPNHKPFIIAEMSGNHNQSLERALEIIDAAAEAGAHAVKLQTYTADTMTLKGVLKIEDKNSLWYGRELYELYQEAYTPWEWHKPLFERAKEKGLIIFSTPFDETAVDFLEELEVPVYKIASFENNDIPLLKKVAQTGKPVIMSTGAATLTQIDDAVHTLKNNGCEQLILLKCTSTYPSTPENTNLVTIPHLAQAFDCMTGLSDHTMGIGAAVASVALGARVIEKHFTLSRSEGGVDSAFSIEPHELKSLVIETERAFLSLGKVQYGIQKAEEKSLIFKRSIYVVEDIKEGEEFTSKNIRVIRPGFGLQPKYYDLVLGKKAHKAMKKGTPLTFNELL, encoded by the coding sequence ATGACTTCTATAATAAAAATTCAAGATTTTACAATTAGTCCAAATCATAAACCTTTCATCATTGCTGAAATGTCTGGCAATCATAATCAATCGCTTGAGAGAGCTTTAGAAATTATTGATGCAGCAGCAGAAGCTGGAGCGCATGCTGTTAAGTTACAAACTTATACAGCAGATACTATGACATTAAAAGGAGTATTAAAAATTGAAGATAAAAACTCATTGTGGTATGGTAGAGAACTTTATGAACTATATCAAGAGGCTTACACTCCTTGGGAATGGCACAAACCACTTTTTGAAAGAGCAAAAGAGAAGGGATTGATTATCTTTAGCACTCCTTTTGATGAAACAGCTGTTGATTTTTTGGAAGAGCTAGAAGTTCCTGTTTACAAAATTGCTTCTTTTGAGAATAATGATATTCCTCTATTAAAAAAAGTGGCTCAAACAGGCAAACCAGTTATTATGTCCACAGGAGCAGCTACCTTAACTCAGATTGATGATGCCGTACACACACTTAAAAATAATGGTTGTGAGCAACTTATTTTATTAAAATGTACAAGCACTTACCCATCCACTCCTGAAAATACAAATTTGGTAACTATACCTCATTTAGCACAAGCTTTTGATTGTATGACAGGACTTTCTGACCATACCATGGGAATCGGTGCTGCTGTTGCCTCAGTTGCGTTAGGAGCAAGAGTTATCGAAAAACATTTTACACTATCTCGTTCTGAAGGAGGTGTAGATTCAGCTTTTTCTATTGAACCACATGAACTAAAGAGCTTAGTTATAGAAACAGAAAGAGCCTTTCTTTCTTTAGGAAAAGTACAATACGGAATACAAAAAGCTGAAGAAAAAAGTTTAATTTTCAAACGTTCTATTTATGTAGTTGAAGATATAAAAGAAGGAGAAGAATTTACATCTAAAAACATTCGTGTTATTCGTCCAGGTTTTGGGTTGCAGCCTAAATATTATGATTTAGTGTTAGGAAAGAAAGCACATAAAGCAATGAAAAAAGGAACTCCACTTACTTTTAATGAATTACTGTAA
- a CDS encoding reverse transcriptase family protein, with protein sequence MSITRQQLYERIRATSKEDYVLKEMKRLGFWGDSEKPTLAEELINRQAQLQKELAELTQKQRQYDSREAMLKQMRLARMKASKEKQAETKKKNEEKRRLKAEKWAETQKTNIVYLGNEVSKGLNNAVSDREKLGSLNLPYFESLTDFSEKINKSISELRFLAFQRSVSKVSQYHSYHVPKKSGGKRLISAPKPKLKAAQNWIKANILDKIEANQNVHGFVKERSILTNAKPHQNKNLVISLDLKDFFPSISYKRVKGLFQKLGYSEQLSTIFALLTTHNETDKLSVDGEIYYAQKVDKETGKTHRFLPQGSPASPAITTLIAYKMDKRLNGLAKKMGFTYTRYADDLTFSSDLDLKNDREKVNKIIGSLLYFTKKVVESEGFEVHPDKTHIMRKGSQQKVTGIIVNGNDKQKLGVDRKTVRKFRAFLHQVSKTGWKNNLEHDKKWGSHSDPKQAALGFASFIKMVDEEKGNKFIEQINAIPDSENYIEKAITEGNQNSDNQNNSNISQVQQENKIEESNQETESQSEESDWWDIF encoded by the coding sequence ATGTCAATCACACGCCAACAACTCTACGAACGCATCCGTGCAACCTCAAAAGAAGACTACGTTTTAAAAGAAATGAAACGCTTAGGCTTTTGGGGAGATTCTGAAAAACCTACTCTTGCAGAAGAACTTATCAATAGACAAGCTCAACTTCAAAAAGAACTTGCCGAGCTTACTCAAAAACAAAGACAATACGACAGCAGAGAAGCAATGCTAAAGCAAATGCGCCTTGCACGTATGAAAGCCTCTAAAGAAAAACAGGCAGAAACAAAGAAAAAAAACGAAGAAAAACGCAGACTAAAAGCTGAAAAATGGGCAGAAACTCAAAAGACAAATATCGTTTATTTGGGAAATGAGGTTTCGAAAGGATTGAATAATGCAGTTTCTGACAGAGAAAAATTAGGAAGTCTAAATCTTCCCTATTTTGAAAGTTTGACAGACTTTTCAGAGAAAATAAATAAATCTATTTCAGAACTTCGTTTTTTAGCCTTTCAGCGTTCAGTTTCGAAGGTTAGTCAATATCATTCCTATCATGTTCCTAAAAAATCAGGTGGAAAACGTTTGATTTCTGCACCAAAACCAAAATTAAAAGCTGCTCAAAATTGGATTAAAGCTAATATTTTAGATAAAATTGAAGCTAATCAAAATGTACATGGTTTTGTCAAAGAGCGTTCTATTCTGACTAATGCCAAGCCACATCAAAATAAAAATCTAGTTATTAGCTTAGATTTGAAAGATTTTTTCCCTTCTATTTCTTACAAAAGAGTAAAAGGACTTTTTCAAAAATTAGGTTATTCAGAACAGCTTTCTACTATTTTTGCGCTACTCACTACACACAATGAAACGGATAAACTAAGTGTAGATGGCGAGATTTATTACGCTCAAAAAGTCGATAAAGAAACAGGAAAAACGCACCGTTTCCTTCCTCAAGGTTCTCCTGCAAGCCCTGCCATTACTACACTTATTGCCTACAAAATGGATAAGCGGTTGAATGGTCTTGCCAAAAAAATGGGTTTTACCTACACTCGTTATGCTGATGATTTAACGTTTTCTTCTGATTTAGACTTAAAAAATGACAGAGAAAAAGTAAATAAGATTATCGGTTCGTTGCTCTATTTTACAAAAAAGGTAGTAGAAAGTGAAGGCTTTGAAGTGCATCCAGACAAAACGCATATTATGCGAAAAGGTAGTCAGCAGAAAGTTACAGGAATTATTGTCAATGGAAATGACAAACAAAAATTAGGTGTAGATAGAAAGACAGTAAGAAAGTTTAGAGCCTTTTTACATCAAGTTTCGAAAACAGGTTGGAAAAATAACCTTGAACACGACAAAAAATGGGGAAGTCATTCTGATCCAAAACAAGCAGCTTTAGGTTTTGCTTCTTTTATAAAAATGGTAGATGAAGAGAAAGGAAATAAATTTATCGAACAAATAAATGCTATTCCTGATTCTGAAAATTATATTGAAAAGGCAATTACAGAAGGCAATCAAAATTCTGATAATCAGAATAATTCTAACATAAGCCAAGTTCAACAGGAAAACAAAATAGAAGAATCCAATCAAGAAACAGAAAGTCAGTCAGAAGAATCCGATTGGTGGGATATTTTTTAA
- a CDS encoding porin family protein produces the protein MKKIFFLSLLFCLASIYQSQAQNFSYAGFKTGLSVARAPISFDRIKIPEIEVIDVIDTIPLPPVLNLLEVENEKSNGKFKMGLQFGVFAGKEFTKNIGIRMELNYIQMGRVDTINFNQRQRYSLNYFSFDPMLQLRIAPKSNNHFYVLAGPSARLLVGSTASGIEGTQPLDVRQTDLGANLGFSYLVGLTPYLYLTLEARAYYGFMNIAQKPKEGSVPLSEYVNAQNSVLTALFSDPPGEISPETIETIANAEGGINVNNSYKISNQGTTFSIGFCVPLRPKADKLIKMKKQ, from the coding sequence ATGAAAAAAATATTTTTTCTATCTCTGCTTTTTTGTTTAGCTAGTATTTATCAATCACAAGCACAAAACTTTTCTTATGCAGGTTTCAAGACAGGCTTATCGGTTGCACGTGCACCTATTTCCTTTGACAGAATAAAAATTCCAGAAATTGAAGTTATAGATGTTATAGATACTATACCACTTCCTCCTGTTTTAAATTTGTTGGAAGTAGAGAATGAAAAAAGCAATGGTAAATTTAAAATGGGATTGCAGTTTGGTGTTTTTGCAGGAAAAGAGTTTACTAAGAATATTGGTATTCGTATGGAACTCAATTACATTCAAATGGGTAGAGTTGATACAATCAATTTCAATCAACGTCAGAGATATAGTCTGAATTATTTTTCATTTGACCCTATGTTACAGCTTCGCATAGCTCCAAAAAGCAATAATCATTTTTATGTTTTGGCAGGTCCTTCGGCTCGTCTTTTGGTAGGAAGCACTGCATCAGGCATAGAAGGAACACAACCTTTAGATGTTCGTCAGACAGATTTAGGAGCTAATCTAGGTTTTAGTTATTTAGTAGGATTGACTCCTTATTTATATTTAACTCTTGAAGCTCGTGCTTATTATGGATTTATGAATATTGCACAAAAACCAAAAGAAGGTTCAGTTCCATTATCTGAATACGTAAATGCTCAAAATTCTGTATTAACAGCATTATTTTCAGATCCTCCAGGAGAGATAAGCCCAGAAACAATTGAAACAATAGCAAATGCAGAAGGTGGAATAAATGTGAATAATAGCTACAAAATTTCAAATCAAGGAACAACATTCAGTATTGGTTTCTGTGTGCCTTTGCGTCCAAAAGCAGATAAATTGATAAAAATGAAAAAACAATAA